A stretch of Malus sylvestris chromosome 11, drMalSylv7.2, whole genome shotgun sequence DNA encodes these proteins:
- the LOC126589998 gene encoding uncharacterized protein LOC126589998, whose amino-acid sequence MSNLNKLDFTALEVSGRNYLKWVQDVKLHLTAKNLRPAIEEATDKPVGEAEKATAMIFIRRHIHDALQTEYLAEEDPRALWVALADRFDHQKDIFLPEARHDWQHLRFQDFKSVNEYNSEVCRIRSLLKFCNETLTEEDLLEKTYSTFSASNIVLQQQYRAQKFTKFSDLISVLLLAEKQNQLLMKNHQARPTGVTAVPEAHYSTNQHPKRQKRRGKGGQKPSHQGQQSQGPSKGGNKAQKRPNLAPKAPNFKNKGKAPATMNDDMCYRCGSKDHWSRICRAPKKVVDAYHSRRTKFESNFLQVDEPETTKMEVSDFQEDTTPMED is encoded by the coding sequence atgtcgaatttgaacaaactcgacttcaccgctttggaggtttctggaaggaactacctcaagtgggttcaagatgtgaagctccacctcactgcaaagaacttgcgtcctgctattgaagaagcaacagataaacctgttggcgaggctgaaaaagccactgctatgatcttcatccgaagacatatccatgacgctctacaaactgagtaccttgctgaggaggatccacgtgcattatgggtcgctttggctgatcgtttcgatcaccaaaaggacatattcttgcctgaagcaagacacgactggcagcacttgcgcttccaagactttaagtctgtgaatgaatataattctgaagtttgtcgaatccgatcacttctcaagttttgcaatgaaactttgactgaagaggatctcctggagaagacctactcgaccttctctgcttctaatattgtcctgcaacaacaatatagagctcagaagttcactaagttctcggatttgatctctgttttacttcttgctgaaaagcagaaccagctgttgatgaaaaatcatcaagctcgacctactggggttactgctgtgcctgaagcacattatagcactaatcagcacccaaaacgccaaaagagacGTGGTAaaggcggccagaagccatcccaccaaggtcaacagagccaaggcccatccaagggaggaaacaaagcccagaagcgcccaaacctcgctcccaaggccccgaacttcaagaataagggcaaagcacctgccacaatgaatgacgatatgtgctatcgttgtggttccaaggaccattggtcccgtatttgccgtgctcccaagaaggttgtggatgcatatcattctcgtcgtacgaagtttgaatcaaacttcctgcaagtggacgaaccggagactacaaagatggaagtttctgattttcaggaggataccactcctatggaagattag